AAGGAACCTGGCGTGGACGCTGCCTGGCGCATCAATAGATAGGGGCAGTTCCCAACCAGATTCGCAGGTATTCTCCTATGGCAGTGGCGGGAAAAAAGCAGTGGGCCTGCAATACAGCGACAACGGCTGTATGTCTGACACCGCTGATACTGTGCATGTGGTGGTGCTGGCAGCAAATTTTGAGGCCGACAAAACGTGTGGTTGCAAAGTGCCCCTGAACGTAAATTTCAACCCTAATAGCACGAACTATAAAGGCTCCGGTACCCTGGCGTTTGCCTGGAATTTTTATGATGGGAACAATGGGACTGCTTTGGATAGTTCAACCCAAAGAAACCCCTCCTTTAACTTTCCCATAATGGGTATGCACGATGTGCAATTAACTGTAAGCGATGGCCTTGGCTGTACGAAATCTATCCGTAAAAATGACTTCATCCGCATAGACTCCCTGAAAGCCACTATTTCAGCCAGCCCAGCCACGGTGTGCCCCGGACAGCATGTTACCTTTTCCACAAAGGCCGACTCCACATGTCAAAACGGTCTTGCCAGTTTTTCCTGGCGGTTTTATGATCTGGATGGCACCACCCTCCTAGGCACTTCAAGCCTGGACAAACCCATATTCGCATATAATAATCTGAGCGAGTATCCGGTAAGCCTTGCCATTACCAATCAGGAAGGTTGCAGTGACTCTGTAATGGTGCCGGGCGTGGTGACCGTGGGGAACCTGGATGTGGACTTTTTTGCTGAAGACACCATAATGTGCAGCGGCTCCGGGACGCGCTTTCATATCGTGGATAGCAGTGGCATCCCGGCAACGGCCAACTGGACCATTACAGAAACATCCACCGGGAATGTTGTAGCGAATACAAGTGAAAAATCGCCCAAGGTTTTATTTCCTGATCCAGGCACCTACACGGTAAAGCTGATGGTGCAGGTGCCAGGCAGTTGCGCTGATTCGGTGGTGAGGACTGGCTACATCAGGGTAAATGGCATATCGGCCAATATCACAGCCGCTGATACGGGCGGATGCCTTCCTTTTAGCACGACATTACAAGCCAATATCACAAACCGCAACATTGGGGGCAATGCAGGAAATGTGACCATAAACTGGATACGTTCCGGAAGCGGCTCTCCACTCACCTACGGCAATGACACTGCGACTACTACCTCTGCTAGCATAAGCGAAACAGGATGCTATGATGTAAAGCTACAGGTCTCCAATTCAGCAGGATGTACTTTTACGGATGATCGCACGGCCTTTCTCTGTGCCGGGGTCACAGCCAGGTTTACAGCCCCGCCCCATGGATGTTTAGAGGAGGGTTTGGAGCTTGTCAATACTTCGTCTGTCAATGCTAAAACTTTTGCCTGGGCCAGCTCACGCAGCGAAGGCCGTTTCCTGCCGAATGACAGTGCAAAAAACCCGGTTTTTGAAGCCAGTGCTGACGGGCTATATGAAATATCCTTGATTGCCACGGATACTTTCAACTGCAAGGATACTTTCTCTCAAAACCTGATCATTGACCGTTTTGAGGCTGATTTTATTACCCCTGATACCGGGGGACAGTGCTCGCCTGCCTTTATCTCTTTCGAAGTAACTGCTGCAGGTGCCGACAGTTTTTTCTGGGATTTTGGTGACGGGCACACCCTGGAAACTACCCAGATGATAGCGAGCAATTTATACGACCTTCAGAATGCTGATTCCCTAAACAACTATTATGATGTAAGCCTGGTGGCGAAAAGCACGAGTGGATGTTTTGATACCATAGTAAAGCCCGGGTTTATTAATGTAATTGGCCCGTTCGTAAAGTTTGCTTATCTTAATAAAATAGGCTGCGAACCGCTGGAAGTGCAGTTTGCGGATTCAAACCAAAGCGTCTTGAGCTTCCTGTTTGATTATGGCGATAATTCGCCTATCAGCAGCAACAAAGTCACCAGCCACATTTACACAACGCGCCCCAACGATTCATCAACCATTTACCGGCCTACGATCATTGCCACGGATAATAAAGGCTGTGTACGGCAATACACACCTGATGACAGCATCGTGGTGTACAAGCAACCAACGGCCGGGTTTACCGCCTCTGCGACATCCGGTTGCGCACCCTTGGTTGTAACGTTTACCAACACATCCTCTGAGGGCCAGACATATTACTGGGATTTTGAGAATGACGGGATCATTGATGATTCAACCGAAAATCCCGTACATGCCTTTGAAGCCGGGCTACATACGGTTAAACTCGTGGTTGAAAGCCAGTTTGGGTGCAGGGATTCAGTTATTGTCCCGCAACTGGTCTCTTCCTATGCCAACCCTACGGCCAGGATGGACATGGATACCACAGTGGTTTGTTTTCTGGCAGATGTGATTTTCTATGATGTGTCTTCAGGGGCAACTCCGCTGGTACAGCGCTGGTGGGACTTTGGCGACACTACCCTTGCCAGTGATACTT
The Bacteroidia bacterium DNA segment above includes these coding regions:
- a CDS encoding PKD domain-containing protein, which produces MLLSCVTARAQCPGLDFSASKLRACIFDPIEFYPVNVPPGSQVEWVVGVDTVPATDTLNWIFNRTGVFDVELIVTSGGTPCKVRKNRMVTIGTPVINPPIHVPSKIVCSLDDSLRISNNTPNALYRSWSIGSRYYPDTSATIYHSFTSPGYYRINLKLVDSNGCVALNSLDSILVLETPSLVINPSDTGLCTADVVDFSFSSSPNRVYSNILWGLPGGSPSTSTATAPTGIVYSNTGSYNVSLEVTDTLGCAYKIQEDSLINVGTRHILDMQLSSHYVCTQEKLSVHSNFSGLDPRNLAWTLPGASIDRGSSQPDSQVFSYGSGGKKAVGLQYSDNGCMSDTADTVHVVVLAANFEADKTCGCKVPLNVNFNPNSTNYKGSGTLAFAWNFYDGNNGTALDSSTQRNPSFNFPIMGMHDVQLTVSDGLGCTKSIRKNDFIRIDSLKATISASPATVCPGQHVTFSTKADSTCQNGLASFSWRFYDLDGTTLLGTSSLDKPIFAYNNLSEYPVSLAITNQEGCSDSVMVPGVVTVGNLDVDFFAEDTIMCSGSGTRFHIVDSSGIPATANWTITETSTGNVVANTSEKSPKVLFPDPGTYTVKLMVQVPGSCADSVVRTGYIRVNGISANITAADTGGCLPFSTTLQANITNRNIGGNAGNVTINWIRSGSGSPLTYGNDTATTTSASISETGCYDVKLQVSNSAGCTFTDDRTAFLCAGVTARFTAPPHGCLEEGLELVNTSSVNAKTFAWASSRSEGRFLPNDSAKNPVFEASADGLYEISLIATDTFNCKDTFSQNLIIDRFEADFITPDTGGQCSPAFISFEVTAAGADSFFWDFGDGHTLETTQMIASNLYDLQNADSLNNYYDVSLVAKSTSGCFDTIVKPGFINVIGPFVKFAYLNKIGCEPLEVQFADSNQSVLSFLFDYGDNSPISSNKVTSHIYTTRPNDSSTIYRPTIIATDNKGCVRQYTPDDSIVVYKQPTAGFTASATSGCAPLVVTFTNTSSEGQTYYWDFENDGIIDDSTENPVHAFEAGLHTVKLVVESQFGCRDSVIVPQLVSSYANPTARMDMDTTVVCFLADVIFYDVSSGATPLVQRWWDFGDTTLASDTSSKKNAVYNYIAPGFYAPTLVVEDANGCRDTQVFSFVEVVDTVPLPYSGLRYVSVSASNHVEVVWPDENIRGFKHYLIHREGPGGFQPLDTMADEARTQLLDTTANPRDGSICYDIQVQINCLTKSLAGNDHCTVWLQAKKGAERQVDLEWTPYQGWPQEAAYRVFRSDGGMFTEIALLNGTGTTYTDPNLCGMEYCYYVVAYHPLGYASASNRTCITPDYLRQETPLQLHRTTVQDNAVTLTQWERGEDANLSRYLVDRYSQNEGWVPSYATTEDNRFVDDQAQVHRQPYLYRVRMEDDCGESSPASNSGSSIHLSVTDQNDTFFLRWTAYREFLQGVEKYFVEKQQTDGSFKALAIVPPIDTVFATTDVDVFTTNGCYRITAEENQTGRISRSNIDCATLRSRMQVPSAFSPNNDSLNDRFYVYGIFLKETGLDEARDFELSIFNRWGEKIWTTRNLREGWDGTFKGQLVPEGVYFYTVSAIGVDQRPFYIKGTVTLRR